Proteins from one Halarchaeum grantii genomic window:
- a CDS encoding DUF7389 domain-containing protein → MSDSTEATSNVTDEQATETKHVERTDVGVSITVQLKRGSGTRDEDQITGKVKAETLEDAQEDMDVLREYLHRLAEDTRQIQPEVEDE, encoded by the coding sequence ATGTCCGACTCCACCGAAGCGACGAGCAACGTGACTGACGAACAGGCAACCGAAACCAAGCACGTCGAACGCACTGACGTCGGCGTCTCGATCACCGTCCAACTCAAACGCGGGTCCGGAACGCGCGACGAAGACCAGATCACGGGGAAGGTGAAAGCCGAAACGCTCGAGGACGCCCAAGAGGACATGGACGTGCTTCGCGAGTACCTGCATCGACTCGCCGAAGACACACGCCAGATCCAACCCGAGGTCGAGGACGAGTAA